A window of Terriglobales bacterium contains these coding sequences:
- a CDS encoding sigma-54 dependent transcriptional regulator, whose protein sequence is MNCPESKPCSILVVDDDANLARTLGDFLSEEGYSVEVAFSAAEALALQERNPQICAAMVDLVMPLADGLELMTRLHQRDPDLAVIIMTGYGTIETAVDAIKRGAEDYITKPFDRQAVRTKVGRLMELFELRERVARLEAGLRTSCPPFEAFVFVSLPMQKVIERARAAAATNAAVLIVGETGTGKEMLARAIHGASRRVAGPFIPVNCGALPHELVESELFGFRRGAFTGAYADTPGVFAAASGGTVFLDEIGEMPKDVQVKLLRILQEGELRPVGSPKPLQVDVRVVAATNRSLAALRSECLREDLYFRIATVVIEIPALRTRMEDVIALAHHITRRLSTRYGREITLARAAMDLLLGYSFPGNVRELENVLESAAALSSEDPQTIGEKDLRPLLQQGAASELKIAADNVLSLDHMERAAIEQALRVCGGNRTRAASLLGISRDTLHRKLREFKAGA, encoded by the coding sequence GTGAATTGCCCCGAATCAAAGCCGTGCAGCATCCTGGTAGTCGATGACGACGCCAACCTGGCTCGCACTCTGGGAGACTTCCTGAGTGAAGAGGGGTATAGCGTGGAAGTGGCCTTTTCGGCCGCGGAAGCGCTGGCTCTGCAGGAACGCAACCCGCAGATTTGCGCAGCGATGGTGGATCTGGTGATGCCGTTGGCGGACGGGTTGGAGCTGATGACCCGGCTGCATCAGCGCGATCCCGATCTGGCCGTAATCATCATGACGGGCTACGGCACGATCGAGACCGCCGTCGACGCCATCAAGCGGGGCGCCGAAGACTACATCACCAAGCCCTTCGATCGCCAAGCGGTGCGTACCAAGGTGGGGCGGTTGATGGAACTTTTCGAGCTGCGGGAGCGTGTCGCGCGGCTGGAGGCTGGACTGCGCACCTCTTGCCCTCCGTTCGAAGCGTTCGTGTTCGTTTCCCTGCCCATGCAGAAGGTGATCGAACGCGCGCGCGCGGCGGCGGCGACCAATGCCGCCGTGTTGATTGTGGGAGAGACCGGGACCGGCAAGGAAATGCTGGCGCGAGCCATCCACGGTGCAAGTCGTCGCGTAGCCGGGCCGTTCATCCCGGTCAATTGCGGCGCGCTTCCCCACGAACTGGTGGAGAGCGAATTGTTCGGTTTCCGTCGGGGCGCATTCACCGGAGCCTATGCCGACACGCCGGGGGTGTTTGCGGCCGCCAGCGGCGGCACTGTGTTCCTGGACGAGATCGGGGAGATGCCCAAGGATGTTCAGGTAAAGCTCCTGCGCATCCTGCAAGAGGGCGAACTACGCCCGGTGGGAAGTCCGAAACCACTCCAGGTGGACGTACGAGTTGTCGCGGCAACCAACCGGTCCCTGGCGGCGCTGCGCAGCGAGTGCCTGCGAGAAGACCTCTATTTCCGCATTGCCACCGTGGTCATCGAGATTCCTGCGCTGCGCACCCGCATGGAAGACGTCATCGCGCTCGCGCACCACATCACCCGGCGCCTGAGCACACGCTACGGCAGGGAGATCACGCTGGCGCGGGCCGCCATGGATCTCCTGCTCGGCTATTCCTTTCCCGGCAACGTCCGCGAACTGGAGAACGTGCTGGAGAGCGCCGCTGCGCTCTCTTCCGAAGATCCTCAAACCATCGGGGAAAAGGACCTGCGGCCTCTCCTCCAGCAGGGCGCCGCCTCTGAGTTGAAAATAGCAGCGGACAACGTGCTCTCCCTGGACCACATGGAGAGGGCAGCTATCGAGCAAGCCCTGCGCGTCTGCGGCGGGAACCGCACCCGAGCCGCCTCGCTATTGGGCATCTCGCGGGACACCCTCCACCGCAAGCTACGCGAGTTCAAAGCGGGGGCGTAG
- a CDS encoding cytochrome c family protein has protein sequence MRRSLLPVGLLVLGLLASPPSVFSQYVGTTRCRGCHLPEAKSWEQTKMAKAFELLKPGVAAEKKKQKKLDPNKDYTRDAACLPCHVTGYGKPGGFVDIEKTPKLAGVTCETCHGAGQGYLKPGLMSLQNKEYKRTALIAAGLILPDENVCKACHNPKSPFYQPFDFALRKTQGVHAHVPLKYKHE, from the coding sequence ATGAGAAGGTCGCTATTGCCTGTCGGGTTGTTGGTCCTTGGACTTCTGGCTTCTCCTCCGTCGGTGTTCTCGCAGTATGTCGGCACAACCCGTTGCCGCGGCTGCCACTTGCCCGAAGCCAAGAGCTGGGAGCAAACCAAGATGGCCAAGGCCTTCGAACTGCTCAAGCCGGGAGTCGCCGCCGAGAAAAAGAAGCAGAAGAAACTGGATCCCAACAAGGACTACACGCGAGACGCAGCGTGCCTTCCCTGTCATGTGACGGGATACGGGAAGCCGGGTGGGTTTGTGGATATCGAGAAGACTCCGAAACTCGCCGGCGTCACCTGCGAGACGTGTCACGGCGCGGGGCAGGGCTATTTGAAACCAGGTCTGATGAGCCTGCAGAACAAGGAATACAAGCGCACCGCCTTGATCGCAGCCGGGCTGATCTTGCCTGATGAGAACGTCTGCAAGGCTTGCCACAACCCGAAGAGTCCTTTCTACCAGCCGTTTGATTTTGCGCTCCGCAAGACCCAGGGCGTGCATGCGCACGTGCCGCTGAAGTACAAACACGAGTGA
- a CDS encoding c-type cytochrome: MIAKRQFVVWLLLALVAVSTLITVLVWEKRRTRERFSTFLAGDPHLGMHVFQEKGCAYCHAVNGTGGRLGPDLGATKQAKANLNQLVTAMWNHAPAMWKRMQAEKLVYPGFDEEEMAHLFAYLYEIRYVDEPGDISHGRQLFQTKGCVRCHAIRGEGGRRGPDLVTAGVDTPIAWTQTMWNHAPEMEANMRELKLEWPRFQGREMNDLLAFVREVCSGPRREYELLPADADRGSEVFQKKGCAACHSVKGEGGKGAPNLGPSGKLPPTIVQFAGAMWSHSPEMWEAMKKQKIQRPTFEGKEMADLIAFLYRLRYFEPAGQALLGKTLFTERGCSRCHGERAEGTSQGPRLRRRAQVFTPVTLATALWQHGPKMYHHTQEMGLRWPTIEEKDVSDLVAFLNAPPEEPR; this comes from the coding sequence GTGATTGCAAAACGCCAGTTCGTTGTCTGGTTGCTGCTGGCTCTGGTCGCAGTCAGCACCCTGATCACGGTTCTCGTCTGGGAGAAGCGGCGCACGCGAGAACGCTTCAGCACCTTTCTGGCCGGTGATCCGCACCTTGGCATGCACGTCTTCCAGGAGAAGGGCTGCGCCTACTGCCACGCCGTGAACGGAACCGGTGGCCGCCTGGGCCCGGATCTCGGGGCAACGAAGCAAGCCAAGGCCAACCTCAACCAGTTGGTCACGGCCATGTGGAACCATGCTCCGGCGATGTGGAAGCGCATGCAAGCGGAGAAGTTGGTTTACCCCGGCTTTGATGAAGAGGAGATGGCCCACCTCTTCGCCTACCTCTATGAAATCCGCTACGTGGATGAGCCCGGCGACATCAGCCATGGCCGGCAGCTATTTCAGACCAAGGGCTGCGTTCGGTGCCACGCCATCCGCGGCGAAGGGGGACGGCGCGGACCCGATTTGGTCACGGCTGGCGTGGATACTCCCATCGCCTGGACGCAGACGATGTGGAATCACGCTCCGGAGATGGAAGCCAACATGCGCGAACTGAAGCTGGAGTGGCCTCGCTTTCAAGGCCGCGAAATGAATGACCTGCTGGCCTTCGTGCGCGAAGTCTGCAGCGGACCCCGGCGCGAGTATGAATTGCTGCCGGCGGACGCGGACCGCGGTTCGGAGGTCTTTCAGAAAAAAGGCTGTGCCGCGTGCCACTCGGTCAAAGGTGAAGGAGGAAAGGGTGCGCCCAACCTCGGTCCCAGCGGCAAGCTGCCTCCGACCATCGTGCAGTTCGCCGGCGCCATGTGGAGCCATTCCCCCGAGATGTGGGAAGCCATGAAGAAGCAGAAAATCCAGCGACCCACCTTCGAGGGAAAGGAGATGGCCGACCTGATCGCGTTCTTGTACCGCCTCCGCTACTTCGAGCCGGCCGGACAAGCGCTGCTGGGCAAGACGCTTTTCACGGAACGGGGCTGCAGCCGTTGCCATGGAGAACGAGCCGAGGGCACGTCCCAGGGCCCCAGGCTTCGCCGTCGCGCTCAGGTCTTTACTCCCGTCACCCTGGCGACCGCGCTCTGGCAGCACGGACCGAAGATGTATCACCACACGCAGGAGATGGGGCTGCGTTGGCCCACCATCGAAGAGAAAGACGTAAGCGACCTGGTCGCCTTCCTGAATGCCCCGCCCGAGGAGCCACGATAG
- a CDS encoding cytochrome c3 family protein has protein sequence MWKHWTASTFLSKVPASVLGFGIFFLLGVVTFRAETFRPRVQPIAFNHAKHIENGLSCSDCHAGVEGQAHAGLPDADVCLTCHEEALGQSSEEEKLRTLVHAGKPLSWAQLTRVKSDIYFSHRRHVQIARLACSECHGPIEKTTAPPVRPFRVFTMETCIRCHQTNRAGTECNDCHR, from the coding sequence GTGTGGAAGCATTGGACAGCATCGACGTTCCTGTCAAAGGTCCCCGCCAGCGTGCTGGGGTTCGGCATTTTCTTCCTGCTGGGTGTGGTGACCTTCCGCGCGGAGACGTTCCGCCCGCGGGTACAGCCCATCGCCTTCAACCACGCCAAGCACATCGAAAACGGGTTGAGCTGCAGCGATTGTCATGCGGGCGTGGAAGGCCAAGCCCATGCCGGCCTGCCCGACGCGGACGTCTGCCTGACCTGCCACGAAGAGGCGCTGGGCCAGAGTTCCGAGGAGGAAAAGCTGCGCACCCTCGTTCACGCGGGCAAGCCGCTGAGCTGGGCCCAGCTGACGCGGGTGAAATCGGACATCTACTTCTCGCACCGGCGGCACGTGCAGATTGCGCGCCTGGCATGCAGTGAGTGTCACGGCCCGATCGAGAAAACCACCGCGCCACCGGTGCGGCCGTTTCGTGTGTTCACCATGGAGACCTGTATCCGATGCCATCAAACCAATCGAGCGGGCACAGAATGCAATGACTGCCACCGCTGA
- a CDS encoding c-type cytochrome: MRVFFDKGCSRCHAVLGEGGKSAPDLARAPVGQLSAAEVLAAMWNHAPSMWEKMRQEKVPSPSFNKEEMANLFAFLYSVRSLDVPGDAERGRRLLTEKRCLRCHAVGGQGGRRGPDLERWASYRNPVSWIQTMWNHGPAMREAMGAQGLPWPQFQGDDVADLIAYVRQLAPNPRRKVYLRSADPQAGRVVFQHKGCSSCHALRGRGGTLGPDLAKSVLPRTLGQFAADMWNHGPTMWSSMGSGQLRARQFSNKEMADLIAYLFAERYFEVAGEPRRGQRLFQEKGCAGCHTGGTAPDLTGWAAASPSALATDLWNHGPLMFQTMQEQRKEWPVFRPGEMVDLIEFLSRGPAQAPSGGQR, translated from the coding sequence ATGCGGGTTTTCTTCGATAAAGGTTGCAGCCGTTGCCATGCGGTGCTGGGTGAAGGAGGAAAGAGCGCGCCCGATCTGGCCCGTGCGCCGGTTGGTCAACTGAGTGCCGCCGAAGTGCTGGCGGCCATGTGGAACCACGCTCCCAGCATGTGGGAGAAGATGCGTCAGGAGAAGGTTCCCTCGCCGAGCTTCAACAAGGAGGAAATGGCGAACCTGTTCGCCTTTCTCTACTCCGTGCGTTCGCTGGACGTGCCGGGGGATGCAGAGCGCGGCCGCAGACTGCTGACGGAGAAGCGCTGCCTTCGTTGCCACGCGGTGGGTGGCCAGGGAGGGCGTAGGGGGCCCGACCTGGAGCGCTGGGCCAGTTATCGCAATCCTGTGAGTTGGATCCAGACGATGTGGAACCACGGACCTGCCATGCGCGAAGCCATGGGCGCACAGGGATTGCCCTGGCCGCAGTTCCAGGGAGACGACGTAGCTGATTTGATCGCGTACGTACGCCAGTTGGCGCCCAATCCCCGGCGCAAGGTGTACCTGCGCTCTGCGGATCCGCAGGCCGGGCGGGTGGTGTTCCAGCATAAGGGCTGCTCATCGTGCCATGCGCTGCGCGGTCGCGGCGGGACACTCGGTCCGGATCTGGCCAAGAGCGTTCTGCCGCGAACTCTTGGACAATTTGCCGCGGACATGTGGAACCACGGGCCCACCATGTGGTCCTCGATGGGGTCCGGACAGCTGCGGGCGCGCCAGTTCAGCAACAAGGAGATGGCGGACCTGATCGCCTACCTGTTCGCGGAGCGGTACTTCGAGGTGGCCGGCGAACCAAGGCGAGGGCAGCGCCTGTTCCAGGAAAAAGGCTGCGCCGGGTGTCACACCGGCGGGACTGCGCCGGATCTGACCGGGTGGGCCGCCGCGTCACCCAGCGCGCTGGCCACCGACCTCTGGAATCACGGACCGTTGATGTTCCAAACCATGCAGGAGCAGCGGAAGGAGTGGCCCGTGTTTCGCCCCGGAGAGATGGTGGACCTGATCGAGTTCCTCAGCCGCGGCCCGGCGCAAGCGCCGAGTGGAGGTCAGCGATGA
- a CDS encoding molybdopterin-dependent oxidoreductase — protein sequence MSFTVDRRNFLRFTAGGAVGVATSGVTLRGISELNAALSSEEVRVPSGPEQWKPGICWLCPAGCGLRVRMVGERAVKIQGNPLNPMNHGGLCPKGVAGLQALYHPDRITSPLKNVGKRERPRWQEITWEEATTILASQLRQLRDSGEPRGLALIDRAQDSLRGRLLREFLASYGSPNYLTLSSGLDALQAAVFLQQGVTQPVAYDLENTRYVMSFGVNLLEGWGAPVSIMRAFGRWRDASAGRRSKFVQIESRFSPTAAKADQWVALRPGTEAALALGIAHVLISEGLYDATFVRERTFGFEDWTDKSGQTHTGFRSLITSEYRLNQVSEITGVPPEIIVRLAREFGQNRPAIAIGDRQTSTLTGNPYAAMAVHSLNALVGSIDALGGVLIQPEGPTRDGEQDSAARSAGDRIDARPEYLSPGHHVSRLPEAILSGKPYPLRALLLHEVDPVFAEANGNAFREAFQSVPFIASFTTFMNDSASLADLVLPAATGLERWQEATSPATFPYVLHAVSPPAVAARHGSRDPVDVVLGLAAALGGPPAAALPYPTFEEYLHKQAEKIFAAQTGSVFAPAVEQAWDRLLEASGWWAPSYSSADELWEQMKERGGWWEPTYYYGEWNRVCRTPSGRFEFYSQRLAAWSSRRKEFAQAAGLPPGDDRLSLPHQPALPQPPDGYPLLLMPIEVLPLAGGEGTHMPYLQQIAGEHVFAHWDSWLEINPHTARNLGINDRDLVWVESSRGRVQARARLYAGVRPETVHLPMGYGHTAGPEWQCRGVNPLTIMEAGPEPVAGLPQTGNTFVKVYRA from the coding sequence ATGAGCTTCACCGTCGACCGCCGGAACTTTCTGCGGTTCACCGCCGGGGGCGCAGTGGGAGTCGCGACCTCCGGCGTGACGCTGCGTGGCATCAGCGAACTCAATGCGGCCTTGAGTTCGGAAGAAGTGCGGGTGCCGAGCGGACCCGAGCAATGGAAGCCCGGCATCTGCTGGCTCTGCCCGGCGGGGTGCGGCCTGCGTGTGCGCATGGTGGGTGAGCGTGCCGTGAAGATCCAGGGCAACCCCCTGAACCCGATGAATCACGGCGGGCTGTGTCCCAAGGGGGTCGCAGGACTCCAGGCTTTGTACCATCCCGACCGGATCACCTCGCCGCTCAAAAATGTCGGCAAGCGCGAACGCCCGCGCTGGCAAGAGATCACGTGGGAGGAAGCGACCACGATTCTGGCTTCGCAATTGCGCCAATTGCGCGATTCCGGGGAACCCCGCGGCCTGGCGCTGATAGACCGCGCGCAGGACAGTTTACGCGGACGGCTGCTGCGCGAGTTTCTGGCTTCCTACGGCTCGCCCAACTACCTGACGCTTTCCTCCGGGCTGGACGCACTTCAGGCAGCCGTCTTTCTCCAGCAGGGTGTGACCCAGCCCGTGGCTTATGACCTCGAGAACACGCGCTACGTGATGAGCTTTGGGGTCAACCTGCTGGAGGGCTGGGGGGCTCCAGTCAGCATCATGCGTGCTTTCGGCCGCTGGCGCGATGCCTCCGCGGGGCGCCGCAGCAAGTTCGTCCAGATCGAGTCGCGGTTCTCTCCCACCGCGGCCAAGGCCGACCAATGGGTAGCCCTCCGACCAGGAACCGAAGCGGCGCTGGCCCTGGGCATTGCGCACGTGCTGATCTCGGAAGGACTGTACGACGCCACCTTCGTGCGCGAGCGCACCTTCGGCTTTGAAGATTGGACGGACAAGAGCGGCCAAACGCATACGGGCTTTCGTTCGTTGATCACCAGCGAGTACCGGTTGAACCAAGTCTCCGAAATCACCGGCGTCCCCCCGGAGATCATCGTGCGCCTCGCGCGGGAATTCGGGCAGAACCGCCCCGCCATCGCCATCGGGGACCGTCAAACTTCAACTCTGACGGGAAACCCTTACGCAGCCATGGCCGTGCATAGCCTCAACGCCCTGGTTGGCAGCATCGATGCACTGGGCGGCGTGTTGATCCAGCCGGAAGGTCCCACCCGCGATGGCGAGCAAGACTCCGCCGCTCGCTCTGCAGGCGATCGGATCGACGCACGGCCGGAGTATCTGAGTCCCGGTCACCACGTATCACGACTGCCGGAGGCCATCCTTTCGGGCAAGCCTTACCCGCTCCGCGCCTTGCTGCTGCACGAAGTCGATCCGGTGTTTGCCGAAGCGAATGGGAACGCGTTCCGCGAAGCATTCCAATCCGTTCCCTTCATCGCAAGCTTCACTACGTTCATGAACGACAGCGCGTCGCTGGCAGATCTGGTTCTGCCGGCGGCGACCGGGCTCGAACGCTGGCAGGAGGCGACTTCACCCGCCACGTTCCCCTACGTCCTGCACGCCGTTTCGCCCCCGGCGGTAGCGGCAAGACACGGCAGCCGCGATCCGGTGGATGTGGTTTTGGGCCTAGCCGCGGCTCTCGGCGGTCCGCCAGCCGCAGCGTTGCCCTACCCGACCTTCGAGGAGTACCTCCACAAGCAGGCGGAGAAGATTTTTGCGGCGCAGACGGGCTCGGTGTTCGCTCCCGCGGTCGAGCAGGCGTGGGATCGCCTGCTGGAAGCCTCGGGGTGGTGGGCGCCGTCGTACTCGTCCGCGGATGAACTGTGGGAGCAGATGAAAGAACGTGGCGGATGGTGGGAACCCACCTACTACTATGGCGAATGGAACCGGGTTTGCCGGACCCCCTCCGGGCGTTTCGAGTTCTATTCCCAGCGTCTTGCTGCCTGGTCGTCACGGCGCAAGGAATTCGCGCAAGCGGCGGGTTTGCCACCGGGCGACGACCGTCTTTCCCTACCGCATCAGCCCGCGCTGCCGCAACCGCCTGATGGATATCCACTGCTATTGATGCCCATCGAAGTGCTGCCTTTGGCAGGGGGTGAGGGTACGCACATGCCGTATCTGCAGCAGATCGCAGGCGAACATGTGTTCGCGCATTGGGATAGCTGGCTGGAGATCAACCCGCATACTGCGCGAAATCTGGGCATCAACGACCGTGACCTGGTCTGGGTGGAATCGAGCCGCGGGCGCGTTCAGGCGCGGGCCCGCCTCTATGCAGGGGTGCGCCCAGAGACGGTTCATCTGCCCATGGGGTATGGACACACCGCTGGGCCGGAATGGCAGTGTCGTGGGGTGAACCCGCTGACGATCATGGAAGCCGGTCCCGAGCCCGTTGCTGGACTTCCGCAGACCGGGAACACGTTCGTAAAGGTTTATCGCGCTTGA
- a CDS encoding 4Fe-4S dicluster domain-containing protein: MPRWGMAIDLAKCTGCQACVVACQSENNVPCVEPEEAERGRSIAWIHMLPELAGEYPQLSMRLLPVPCLHCDHPPCILVCPVGATDINSEGTVRQIFARCIGCRYCTNACPYTRRSFNWYKPEFPGDLIQALNPDVSVRPKGVVEKCTLCHHRLQHAREEARAADRPLAEGEYVPACVESCPAGAMYFGDLADPNSVVSKLERSSRTFRLLEELGTEPKVFYLAEGEWSGG; this comes from the coding sequence ATGCCGCGTTGGGGAATGGCGATCGATCTCGCCAAGTGCACAGGCTGCCAGGCGTGCGTGGTGGCCTGCCAGAGCGAAAACAATGTGCCCTGCGTCGAGCCGGAAGAGGCAGAGCGTGGCCGGAGCATCGCCTGGATTCACATGCTGCCGGAACTGGCCGGCGAGTACCCGCAGCTCAGCATGCGCCTGCTGCCTGTGCCCTGCCTGCACTGCGACCACCCGCCCTGCATCCTGGTGTGCCCGGTGGGGGCGACCGACATCAACTCCGAGGGCACGGTGCGGCAGATCTTCGCCCGCTGCATCGGCTGCCGGTATTGCACCAACGCTTGCCCGTACACACGCCGCAGCTTCAACTGGTACAAGCCGGAATTTCCCGGCGACCTGATCCAGGCCCTCAACCCCGATGTCTCGGTGCGCCCCAAGGGCGTAGTGGAAAAATGCACCCTGTGTCATCACCGTCTGCAGCATGCCCGCGAGGAAGCGCGCGCCGCCGACCGCCCGCTGGCCGAGGGCGAATACGTGCCCGCCTGTGTCGAATCGTGCCCTGCGGGCGCCATGTATTTCGGTGACCTTGCCGACCCGAACAGCGTCGTGTCCAAGCTGGAGCGCAGTTCCCGCACCTTCCGGTTGCTGGAGGAACTGGGGACGGAGCCTAAAGTGTTCTATCTCGCTGAAGGAGAGTGGAGCGGTGGCTAA
- the nrfD gene encoding NrfD/PsrC family molybdoenzyme membrane anchor subunit, whose amino-acid sequence MANEKQELGQMQDAVLLQPIVATRSSFYHLALALLGVTTVAFFAWLRQLSLGLGTTGMNIPVYWGVYITNFVFFIGISHAGTLISAILRLCHAEWRRSITRAAEVITVLVLFFGVGSVIMDLGRPDRMLNILLHPNFRSPLLWDVCSISVYLTASTIYLYLPLIPDIAILRDHAGKFHRFYRALALGWQGTERQKKILNRAIAVMAVLVIPIAISVHTVVSWVFAMTVQPMWHSAIFGPYFVVGAIFSGIAAIIIAMALVRRIYFLDGYLKPVHFDHLGVLLLVMALLWFYFTFAEFLTTFYGNDPVHLVVFYSKLSGRFALPFWTMVVTCFLIPVGILSRRQTRTVAGTVIASISVQIGMWLERFTIVVPTLSEPRLPWPKGQYSPTWIELAITLGFCSTFTFLYMVFTRFFPIVSIWEVREGREQALPEVEERVRSYMPDEESTVASV is encoded by the coding sequence GTGGCTAACGAGAAACAGGAACTTGGCCAGATGCAGGATGCGGTCCTGCTGCAGCCGATTGTAGCCACGCGGAGTTCTTTCTATCACCTGGCGCTGGCCCTGTTGGGTGTCACTACGGTCGCCTTCTTCGCCTGGCTGCGGCAGCTCAGCCTTGGCCTGGGCACCACGGGTATGAACATTCCCGTCTATTGGGGCGTCTACATCACGAACTTCGTTTTTTTCATCGGCATCAGCCACGCGGGCACATTGATTTCGGCCATCCTGCGGCTGTGCCACGCGGAGTGGCGGCGCTCTATCACCCGTGCGGCGGAAGTCATCACCGTGTTGGTGCTGTTCTTCGGAGTGGGCAGCGTCATCATGGATCTCGGACGGCCGGATCGCATGCTCAACATCCTGCTACACCCGAACTTCCGATCTCCGTTGCTGTGGGACGTGTGCAGCATCAGCGTGTACCTGACGGCCAGCACCATCTACCTCTACCTGCCCCTGATTCCGGATATCGCCATCCTGCGCGATCACGCCGGCAAGTTTCACCGTTTCTACCGCGCCCTCGCTCTGGGGTGGCAAGGAACGGAACGGCAAAAGAAGATCCTCAACCGCGCCATCGCCGTGATGGCCGTTCTGGTGATCCCCATAGCCATATCGGTGCACACGGTGGTGTCTTGGGTGTTTGCCATGACGGTGCAGCCGATGTGGCACTCCGCCATCTTCGGACCCTACTTCGTCGTGGGCGCGATCTTCTCCGGCATCGCGGCCATCATCATCGCCATGGCGCTCGTCCGGCGGATCTATTTCCTCGACGGCTACCTCAAGCCGGTGCACTTCGACCACCTGGGTGTGCTGCTGCTGGTGATGGCGCTCCTGTGGTTCTACTTCACCTTTGCCGAGTTCCTCACCACCTTCTATGGCAACGACCCGGTACACCTGGTGGTGTTCTACTCCAAGCTGAGCGGGCGCTTTGCGTTGCCCTTCTGGACGATGGTGGTGACCTGTTTCCTCATCCCGGTGGGCATCCTTTCGCGGCGCCAGACTCGGACTGTGGCGGGTACCGTGATTGCCTCCATCTCGGTCCAGATCGGCATGTGGCTGGAGCGGTTCACCATCGTGGTGCCGACCCTCTCGGAACCACGACTGCCCTGGCCCAAGGGTCAGTACTCGCCCACCTGGATTGAGCTTGCCATCACGCTTGGTTTCTGCTCGACCTTCACGTTCTTGTACATGGTGTTCACGCGTTTCTTCCCCATCGTTTCCATCTGGGAAGTACGCGAAGGACGCGAGCAGGCGCTGCCCGAAGTCGAGGAGCGTGTGCGCTCATACATGCCGGACGAAGAAAGCACCGTAGCCTCCGTCTAG